One window of the Rufibacter radiotolerans genome contains the following:
- the hisH gene encoding imidazole glycerol phosphate synthase subunit HisH, with protein sequence MKTIIVDYKAGNVQSVLFALERLGVQATVTSNAEEIKSADKVIFPGVGEASSAMRALKEKNLDQLLPTLTQPFLGVCLGMQLLCQHSEEGDTEMLGIIPVQVKRFEVALKVPHMGWNNLHDLNGPLFSGIKENEYAYFVHSYYAPVTEYTIAQSSYPEPFSAALQYQNFYAVQFHTEKSGPAGAQILQNFLQL encoded by the coding sequence ATGAAAACAATCATTGTAGATTATAAAGCCGGCAACGTGCAGAGTGTGCTCTTCGCACTGGAGCGATTGGGGGTACAGGCCACCGTTACCTCCAATGCAGAAGAGATCAAGTCGGCGGACAAAGTGATCTTTCCGGGGGTGGGAGAGGCCTCATCTGCGATGCGCGCCTTAAAAGAAAAGAACCTGGACCAGCTATTACCTACGCTTACCCAACCCTTTCTGGGTGTTTGCCTGGGCATGCAGCTCTTGTGCCAGCACTCTGAGGAAGGCGACACCGAAATGCTAGGCATTATTCCCGTTCAGGTAAAAAGGTTTGAGGTGGCGTTAAAAGTGCCGCACATGGGCTGGAACAACCTTCATGATCTGAATGGCCCCTTATTTTCAGGCATCAAAGAAAATGAATATGCGTATTTTGTGCATAGTTATTACGCGCCCGTAACGGAGTACACCATTGCCCAAAGCTCGTATCCAGAACCGTTTAGCGCGGCGTTGCAATACCAGAACTTTTACGCAGTACAGTTTCACACCGAGAAAAGCGGCCCGGCGGGTGCGCAGATTCTCCAGAACTTTTTACAGCTTTAG
- the hisB gene encoding bifunctional histidinol-phosphatase/imidazoleglycerol-phosphate dehydratase HisB, translating to MKKVLFIDRDGTILIEPPTDFQVDSFEKFTFYPKVIRNLFKIYSELDYEFVMVTNQDGLGTDSYPEDTFWPYQNKMLEILEGEGIIFSEVFIDPSFEHENSPNRKPRLGMLGKYLSGEYDLANSYVIGDRQTDIQLAKNLGAKSIFLQDQAHEEAAFTSTDWDAIYAFLKLPARKATIQRNTNETQITVDINLDGEGKSDMHTGLGFFDHMLDQLARHSGVDLRINVKGDLHIDEHHTIEDTALALGEAFSQAIGDKRGISRYGFLLPMDDALVHAAIDFSGRPWLVWDAKFTREKVGDMPTEMFMHFFKSFSDTSKSNLNIKAEGENEHHKIEAIFKAVAKAMKMALVRDVNKMEIPSTKGIL from the coding sequence ATGAAAAAAGTCTTATTCATTGACCGAGACGGTACCATATTAATTGAGCCACCTACCGATTTTCAGGTAGATTCCTTTGAGAAATTCACGTTTTACCCCAAAGTCATCCGGAACCTCTTCAAAATCTATTCTGAATTGGATTACGAGTTTGTGATGGTTACCAACCAGGACGGCCTGGGCACCGACTCTTACCCCGAGGATACCTTCTGGCCTTACCAGAATAAAATGCTGGAAATACTGGAAGGGGAGGGCATTATTTTCTCTGAGGTTTTCATTGACCCTTCTTTTGAGCACGAGAACAGCCCTAACCGCAAGCCGCGTCTGGGTATGCTGGGGAAATACCTCTCCGGCGAATATGACCTGGCCAACTCCTATGTAATAGGTGACCGCCAGACAGACATTCAACTGGCTAAAAACCTTGGGGCTAAAAGCATTTTCCTGCAGGACCAGGCCCATGAAGAGGCCGCCTTCACCAGCACCGACTGGGATGCTATTTATGCCTTCCTGAAGCTGCCGGCTCGTAAGGCCACCATCCAGCGTAACACCAACGAGACCCAGATTACTGTGGATATCAACCTGGATGGCGAAGGGAAATCAGACATGCACACCGGCCTGGGTTTCTTTGATCACATGTTGGACCAATTGGCCCGCCATTCAGGCGTAGACCTGCGCATTAACGTGAAGGGTGATCTGCATATTGATGAGCACCACACCATTGAAGACACGGCCCTGGCCCTGGGCGAGGCTTTTTCCCAGGCCATCGGTGACAAGCGTGGTATCAGTCGGTATGGGTTTTTATTACCAATGGATGATGCCCTGGTGCACGCCGCCATTGACTTTTCTGGCCGTCCCTGGCTGGTGTGGGACGCCAAATTCACCCGTGAGAAAGTAGGCGATATGCCCACTGAGATGTTCATGCACTTCTTCAAGTCGTTTTCAGACACTTCCAAGTCAAACCTCAACATCAAAGCCGAGGGAGAAAATGAGCACCACAAGATTGAGGCTATCTTTAAGGCCGTAGCCAAAGCCATGAAAATGGCGCTGGTGCGCGATGTGAATAAGATGGAGATTCCAAGCACCAAAGGAATTCTGTAA
- the hisC gene encoding histidinol-phosphate transaminase encodes MFSIDKFIRPHLLSLKPYSSARDEFEGEASVYLDANENNLGSLAGGVDYNRYPDPYQKAIKEKLSLLKGIRPEQIFIGNGSDEAIDLLVRLVCEPGKDEVILLPPTYGMYEVSANIHHVGIQRVALDERFQPVFEKIAAKQTDRTKILFLCSPNNPTGNLLNPDTVERLIKSFNGLVVVDEAYIDFTEAPSWSTRLFEFPNLVVLQTLSKAWGMAGLRLGMAFASPEIIAYLNKIKPPYNINAVTQELVSAALDKTAQLQDMLQVITTERERVMAAFNQMPLIEKVFPSDANFVLVQVANANDLYAYLLERGVVVRNRSTQPGCANCLRITIGTPAENDHLLGSLKAYSQEKSVA; translated from the coding sequence ATGTTTTCAATAGATAAATTCATTCGCCCACACCTGCTGTCATTGAAGCCGTATTCTTCGGCCAGGGATGAGTTTGAGGGTGAGGCCAGCGTCTATTTAGATGCCAACGAGAATAACCTGGGGAGCCTGGCCGGCGGGGTAGACTATAACCGGTATCCAGATCCCTACCAGAAAGCCATCAAGGAAAAGCTGTCACTGTTGAAAGGCATACGTCCTGAGCAGATCTTTATTGGCAACGGCTCAGATGAAGCCATTGACCTGTTGGTCCGGCTGGTATGCGAACCCGGGAAAGATGAAGTGATCTTGCTGCCACCCACGTATGGCATGTATGAGGTAAGCGCCAATATTCACCACGTGGGTATTCAGCGGGTAGCATTGGATGAGCGTTTTCAGCCTGTTTTTGAGAAAATAGCCGCAAAACAGACAGACCGTACCAAAATCCTTTTCCTGTGTTCGCCCAACAACCCCACCGGAAATCTGCTGAACCCGGACACTGTAGAGCGCCTGATCAAGTCTTTCAATGGGTTGGTGGTAGTAGATGAAGCCTATATTGACTTTACCGAGGCCCCTAGCTGGAGCACGCGCCTTTTTGAATTCCCAAACCTGGTAGTGCTGCAAACGCTTTCCAAAGCCTGGGGGATGGCTGGTCTGCGCCTGGGTATGGCCTTTGCCTCGCCAGAAATCATTGCCTACCTCAACAAGATAAAGCCCCCTTACAACATCAATGCGGTCACCCAGGAACTGGTAAGTGCGGCACTGGACAAAACAGCGCAACTGCAAGACATGTTACAGGTAATTACCACAGAGCGGGAGCGGGTGATGGCGGCCTTTAACCAGATGCCGCTAATTGAAAAGGTGTTCCCCTCAGATGCCAACTTCGTGCTGGTGCAGGTGGCCAACGCCAATGACCTGTATGCCTATCTTCTGGAGCGAGGCGTGGTGGTCAGAAACCGTTCTACCCAGCCGGGCTGTGCCAATTGCCTGCGCATAACCATTGGTACGCCCGCTGAAAATGACCATTTATTAGGGTCTTTAAAGGCATACTCCCAGGAAAAGAGCGTAGCTTAG
- the hisD gene encoding histidinol dehydrogenase, producing MKTFLYPEPADWAALSKRPVQELSQLREGVQQTFDLVRQRGDAALIELAAKFDKASLQDVWVSEAEISAAISQVSQELKAAIALAYNNIQVFHEAQREPVKQVETIAGVTCWRKSVAIQKVGLYIPGGSAPLFSTLLMLGIPAQIAGCQEIVLATPPGANGTVHPSILYTAHVLGISRILKAGGAQAIAALAFGTETVPAVDKIFGPGNQYVTAAKQMVTQLGVAIDMPAGPSEVLVIADDSADPDFVAADLLSQAEHGPDSQVVFVTNSEKQLQDVKAAIATQVAQLPRQAVAQQALNNSVGVVLNTSEEALDFSNQYAPEHLILSVANPEALAEKVTQAGSVFMGHYSPESVGDYASGTNHTLPTNGYARNYSGVSLDSFVKKITFQHLTREGLERIGPAVETMAEAEGLRAHKHAVSIRLAKK from the coding sequence ATGAAGACGTTTCTTTATCCAGAACCCGCAGATTGGGCAGCCCTGAGCAAACGGCCGGTGCAGGAACTGAGCCAATTACGGGAAGGCGTGCAGCAAACCTTTGACCTGGTACGCCAACGTGGTGATGCCGCCCTTATAGAACTGGCCGCTAAATTTGATAAAGCGAGCCTGCAAGATGTGTGGGTGAGTGAAGCTGAGATTTCTGCGGCCATCTCTCAAGTCTCTCAGGAATTGAAAGCAGCCATTGCGCTAGCTTATAATAACATACAGGTGTTCCATGAAGCGCAGCGGGAACCGGTAAAGCAGGTTGAAACCATTGCCGGGGTAACCTGCTGGCGGAAATCAGTGGCTATCCAAAAGGTCGGGCTATACATACCCGGCGGAAGCGCTCCTTTGTTTTCTACCTTGTTGATGCTGGGCATACCGGCGCAAATTGCGGGTTGCCAGGAAATTGTGTTGGCTACGCCTCCGGGCGCAAATGGCACCGTGCACCCATCCATTTTGTATACTGCCCACGTGCTAGGGATTTCACGCATTTTAAAAGCAGGCGGGGCCCAGGCCATTGCAGCCCTGGCCTTCGGAACAGAAACGGTTCCGGCGGTAGACAAGATTTTCGGACCGGGTAATCAATACGTGACAGCCGCCAAACAAATGGTTACCCAATTAGGCGTAGCCATTGACATGCCAGCCGGACCTTCAGAAGTGCTGGTGATTGCGGATGACTCCGCGGACCCAGATTTCGTGGCAGCCGATTTACTGTCCCAAGCTGAACACGGCCCGGACTCTCAAGTTGTTTTTGTCACGAATTCAGAAAAACAGCTTCAAGACGTAAAGGCGGCTATTGCCACGCAAGTGGCGCAATTGCCTCGCCAGGCCGTGGCCCAGCAGGCGTTAAACAATAGCGTAGGGGTAGTGTTAAACACGTCAGAAGAAGCGCTGGATTTCTCTAACCAATACGCGCCAGAGCACTTGATTCTCTCTGTTGCGAACCCGGAAGCCCTGGCAGAAAAGGTAACCCAGGCGGGTTCTGTTTTCATGGGTCACTACAGTCCAGAATCGGTAGGAGACTATGCCTCAGGCACTAACCACACGTTACCTACCAACGGCTACGCCCGTAATTACAGCGGGGTGTCATTGGATAGCTTTGTGAAGAAAATCACCTTTCAGCACCTTACCCGCGAAGGCCTGGAGCGTATTGGTCCAGCCGTGGAAACCATGGCCGAAGCTGAAGGACTGCGCGCCCATAAGCATGCGGTGTCTATCAGACTCGCTAAAAAATAA
- the hisG gene encoding ATP phosphoribosyltransferase: MIRLAIQKSGRLSDDSLKLIRECGISFISTTSKLKTEATNFPLEILFLRDDDIPGYVADGVADIGIVGQNVLVEEGLQKLSVKNLGFSKCRLSLAVSKGDDYQDVTTLEGKSIATSYPNLLQEYLTSKGVKADIHTISGSVEIAPSIGLADAVCDIVSSGSTLISNGLREVETVFKSEAVLIANQNLDQEKNRILQQLLFRMEAVQKAQKSKYVVLNAPNSAIPQIKPLLPGIKSPTIIPLATEGWSSLHSVVNEDDFWDIIQKLKEAGAEGILVVPIEKMIG; the protein is encoded by the coding sequence ATGATCCGGTTAGCCATCCAAAAATCCGGTCGCTTGTCAGACGACTCCCTTAAGCTCATTCGGGAATGCGGCATATCTTTTATCAGCACCACTTCAAAACTCAAAACAGAGGCCACCAATTTTCCGCTGGAAATCCTTTTTCTCCGGGATGATGACATACCGGGCTACGTGGCTGACGGCGTGGCCGACATTGGGATTGTAGGGCAGAACGTATTGGTAGAGGAAGGACTCCAGAAACTCTCTGTTAAAAACCTAGGCTTCAGTAAATGCCGCTTGTCTCTGGCCGTGTCTAAAGGAGACGATTACCAGGATGTGACCACCCTGGAAGGCAAAAGCATTGCCACCTCTTATCCCAACCTGTTGCAGGAATACCTCACTTCAAAAGGAGTGAAAGCCGACATACATACCATAAGCGGTTCGGTGGAGATTGCGCCCAGCATTGGCCTGGCAGACGCCGTGTGTGACATTGTTTCGTCGGGTTCTACCTTGATCAGCAACGGCCTTCGGGAAGTAGAGACTGTGTTCAAATCTGAGGCGGTCCTGATTGCCAACCAAAACCTGGACCAGGAGAAAAACCGGATTCTGCAGCAACTTTTGTTCCGGATGGAAGCTGTGCAGAAAGCCCAGAAATCTAAATACGTAGTCCTGAACGCGCCAAACTCTGCTATTCCGCAAATCAAGCCGTTGCTGCCGGGCATTAAATCGCCTACCATTATTCCCTTGGCGACCGAAGGCTGGAGCTCTTTACACTCTGTGGTAAACGAAGATGACTTCTGGGACATTATCCAGAAACTGAAAGAGGCCGGCGCCGAAGGCATTCTGGTGGTTCCTATTGAAAAAATGATAGGCTAA
- a CDS encoding DUF2911 domain-containing protein → MKISFLLLSCFFLLCLSGFAQTTLKLPQASPRVNVTYTIGVTEITINYGAPGVKGRTIWGKLVPYGQVWRAGANEATTIKFSTEVKISQETIPAGIYTLYVMPQDEDNWTLILSKQKGLWGTEGYDPAQDQIRLPFSPKKSPFHETLQYTVTNIQPNSGNLTLNWADQQLEVPVRVETHDQTMRLIKEALDHSKKTDWSVYAEAVNYLLQQNQDHELALKWVNKSIDIEENFYNTWLKAKLLAQNNEYMEALELNKKAQRLGKKTKESYQTYADEIEDDAVLWKEKRFNVN, encoded by the coding sequence ATGAAAATATCATTCCTTCTTCTTTCCTGCTTCTTCCTTCTTTGCCTTTCTGGCTTTGCCCAAACTACCCTTAAACTGCCGCAGGCAAGTCCCCGGGTAAATGTCACCTACACCATTGGCGTCACTGAAATCACGATCAATTACGGGGCACCCGGCGTGAAAGGCCGCACCATCTGGGGGAAACTGGTGCCTTATGGCCAGGTTTGGCGGGCGGGTGCCAATGAAGCCACCACTATCAAATTCAGTACCGAGGTGAAGATTTCGCAGGAGACCATTCCCGCGGGTATCTATACCTTGTATGTAATGCCCCAGGATGAGGATAACTGGACCCTGATTTTAAGCAAGCAGAAAGGCCTTTGGGGAACGGAAGGCTATGACCCTGCACAGGACCAGATCAGGTTGCCCTTCTCCCCTAAGAAATCGCCTTTCCATGAAACACTCCAATATACCGTTACTAACATTCAACCCAACAGCGGAAACTTAACCCTTAACTGGGCCGACCAGCAATTGGAAGTGCCTGTACGGGTAGAAACCCATGACCAGACCATGCGCCTCATCAAAGAAGCTCTGGACCATTCAAAGAAAACAGATTGGTCTGTGTACGCGGAGGCGGTCAATTACCTGTTACAGCAAAACCAAGACCATGAACTGGCCTTGAAGTGGGTAAACAAATCCATTGACATTGAGGAGAACTTTTACAATACCTGGTTAAAGGCCAAGCTGTTAGCTCAGAACAATGAATACATGGAAGCGCTGGAACTGAACAAAAAGGCTCAGCGGTTAGGCAAGAAAACCAAGGAAAGCTACCAGACCTACGCCGATGAAATTGAAGATGATGCCGTGCTATGGAAGGAAAAGAGATTCAACGTCAATTAA
- a CDS encoding TonB-dependent receptor has protein sequence MGFRRGWLIVLFLSTSLPSWAQQSFLQGIVQDPKQKPLVGATVAIQGKDLGTSTDARGKFSLKLEPNTKHVLVITYIGYHAYTREIELLPQETRFLTVELQEVNTHINEVRILGKSLNDTREQVSITRLDPRLTQRLPAPFQEFNKVLLTLPGVTSNNELSSSYSVRGGNFDENLVYVNGMEVYRPFLNISGQQEGLSFVNPDLVQDITFSSGGWQPKYGDKLSSVLDIQYKTLTTFESTVSGSLTGGSLHTEGVAAKGRMTYLLGARHKNATYVLNSLQVEGNYRPKFSDVQTFLTYDLSPADQRAAGLEPKTQLSFLGNIAHNNYQVRPETRETSFGNQFQMVRLLVGYDGQEQMRYTTYQGGLRLQHELKPNLKAELIYSGLYSQEREYRDLEAGYRFCDAEPSPGVSPFNRCAGERGIGSRYEFSRNRLRASLQTIELKTTWTASRRSEFSAGLKTGHENIQDHLQEYSFQDSSDYVYNLTTLHTQQSLNSWRYQGFAQHQWQLDSIQTLTYGARFHYWSVNKQLSVSPRVQYALRFPNLPAWSFKVATGLYVQAPLYRELRNGNGTLHPNMENQQAWHFITGSEYQFQKWGRPFKLSAEAYYKYLPSIIPYEQDNMRIRYLPGVKGTAYAMGLDVRVNGEFIKGEESWFSVGFLRTRENLTGDSTSIRNPETREVVRKEATGYVRRPSDQLLNFGVFFQDHLPNNPTLRMYLNGVFSSGLPFGPPGDINLRSAFDGPSYKRVDIGFSKLITLRPSEESKFGLKSLWLSLEVLNMIAANNVVSYNYIKDFNGVTYAVPNYLTSRLVNVRFMAKF, from the coding sequence ATGGGTTTCCGCAGGGGTTGGTTGATTGTTCTATTTCTTTCAACCAGTCTGCCCTCCTGGGCACAACAGTCGTTTTTACAGGGAATAGTTCAAGACCCAAAGCAAAAGCCCCTGGTGGGCGCCACGGTGGCTATCCAGGGCAAAGACTTGGGTACGTCCACCGATGCCCGGGGAAAATTTTCGTTAAAGCTGGAGCCAAATACCAAACACGTTCTGGTCATCACCTACATTGGCTATCACGCCTATACCCGGGAGATAGAATTATTGCCTCAGGAAACCCGATTCCTGACCGTAGAATTACAGGAAGTAAATACTCACATTAATGAAGTAAGAATACTAGGGAAAAGCCTGAATGATACCCGAGAACAGGTTAGTATTACCAGGCTGGACCCTCGCCTAACCCAACGGCTGCCAGCTCCTTTTCAGGAATTCAACAAAGTGTTGCTCACCCTGCCCGGCGTGACTAGTAATAATGAGCTTTCCTCCAGTTACTCCGTGAGGGGCGGAAACTTTGATGAGAACCTAGTTTATGTAAATGGCATGGAAGTGTACCGACCGTTCCTGAACATTAGTGGACAGCAGGAGGGACTTAGTTTTGTGAACCCAGACCTGGTGCAGGACATCACTTTCTCTTCCGGAGGTTGGCAACCCAAATACGGCGACAAGCTTTCTTCTGTATTAGACATCCAATACAAAACACTCACCACCTTTGAGAGTACCGTTTCCGGAAGCCTGACCGGGGGCTCTTTGCATACCGAAGGCGTTGCGGCTAAAGGCCGGATGACCTACCTGCTGGGCGCCCGACACAAAAACGCCACTTATGTGCTGAATAGCCTTCAGGTAGAAGGAAACTACCGGCCAAAATTCTCAGATGTCCAGACGTTTCTCACTTATGATCTGTCACCGGCAGACCAAAGGGCAGCGGGGCTGGAACCCAAAACCCAGCTAAGCTTTTTAGGGAACATCGCCCATAATAACTATCAAGTACGGCCAGAAACTCGGGAAACAAGTTTCGGGAATCAGTTTCAAATGGTAAGACTTTTAGTAGGCTATGACGGGCAGGAGCAAATGCGGTATACTACCTACCAGGGCGGGCTCAGACTCCAGCATGAACTTAAACCAAATCTGAAGGCCGAGCTTATCTATTCTGGGTTATACAGCCAGGAGCGCGAATACCGGGATTTGGAGGCGGGTTACAGATTCTGTGACGCAGAGCCTTCGCCGGGCGTTTCGCCTTTCAATAGATGCGCCGGAGAGCGGGGAATTGGTTCCAGGTATGAATTTTCCCGCAACCGGTTAAGGGCATCCCTGCAGACCATTGAACTTAAAACTACCTGGACAGCCTCCAGAAGAAGTGAGTTTAGCGCGGGGCTTAAAACTGGCCATGAAAACATTCAGGACCATTTGCAGGAGTATTCTTTCCAGGATTCATCCGACTACGTCTATAACCTTACCACGCTGCATACCCAGCAATCTCTGAATTCCTGGCGCTACCAAGGCTTTGCGCAGCACCAGTGGCAACTGGACAGCATACAAACCCTTACCTACGGTGCGCGCTTCCACTATTGGTCGGTGAACAAGCAATTATCTGTCAGCCCCCGGGTGCAATACGCGCTACGGTTTCCCAATTTACCGGCCTGGTCTTTTAAAGTAGCCACAGGTTTGTACGTGCAGGCCCCGTTATATCGTGAATTACGCAATGGGAACGGTACCCTTCACCCAAATATGGAGAACCAGCAGGCTTGGCATTTTATCACGGGCTCAGAATACCAGTTTCAGAAATGGGGGCGGCCTTTCAAACTTTCCGCCGAAGCCTATTACAAATACCTGCCCTCCATTATCCCTTATGAGCAGGACAACATGCGCATCAGGTACTTGCCTGGCGTAAAAGGCACGGCTTATGCCATGGGCCTGGACGTGCGGGTGAACGGCGAGTTTATCAAAGGGGAGGAGTCTTGGTTTAGCGTAGGATTCCTGAGAACAAGGGAAAACCTGACCGGCGATTCCACATCCATCAGAAACCCTGAGACTAGAGAAGTGGTCCGCAAAGAAGCGACAGGCTATGTGCGTCGTCCTTCAGATCAGTTATTAAATTTCGGGGTATTTTTCCAGGACCATTTGCCCAACAACCCCACCTTGCGCATGTACCTGAACGGCGTTTTTAGCTCCGGCCTTCCATTCGGCCCTCCCGGCGATATTAACCTGCGGAGCGCCTTTGACGGACCTTCCTATAAACGGGTAGACATTGGGTTTTCCAAACTGATCACCCTCAGGCCCTCAGAGGAAAGTAAATTCGGACTTAAAAGCCTTTGGCTGAGCCTGGAGGTATTGAACATGATTGCCGCCAACAACGTGGTGTCTTATAATTACATTAAAGATTTCAATGGCGTCACCTATGCAGTACCTAATTACCTGACTAGCCGTTTGGTGAACGTACGGTTCATGGCCAAGTTCTAA
- the rpe gene encoding ribulose-phosphate 3-epimerase yields the protein MSHLIAPSVLAANFAQLGTDVEMLNQSSADWIHIDVMDGRFVPNISFGFPVIQAIQKIAKKTMDVHLMIEHPELYIEQFRQVGADNITVHYEACPHLHRTLQQIKASGAKAGVALNPHTPISSLSEIIQDIDVVCLMSVNPGFGGQKFIQHTYQKIKDLKTLITQKRSACLIEIDGGVNQENAPLLLEAGADVLVAGSFVFNSENPVQTILDLKQIQK from the coding sequence ATGTCTCATCTAATTGCTCCTTCTGTTTTAGCCGCCAACTTTGCCCAATTAGGCACTGATGTTGAAATGTTAAACCAAAGCTCTGCTGACTGGATCCATATTGACGTAATGGACGGGCGGTTTGTGCCTAATATCTCCTTTGGCTTTCCGGTTATTCAGGCTATCCAGAAGATAGCAAAGAAGACTATGGATGTGCACTTGATGATTGAGCACCCGGAGCTCTATATTGAGCAGTTTAGACAGGTGGGGGCAGATAACATCACCGTGCATTATGAGGCGTGCCCGCATTTGCACCGGACGCTGCAACAGATTAAAGCTAGCGGCGCCAAAGCCGGGGTGGCCCTGAACCCGCATACCCCCATTTCCTCCCTTTCCGAAATCATTCAGGATATTGATGTGGTGTGTTTGATGTCGGTGAACCCAGGATTTGGAGGGCAGAAGTTTATCCAGCATACGTACCAGAAAATTAAGGACTTAAAAACCTTGATCACTCAAAAACGTTCAGCCTGTTTAATAGAAATAGACGGTGGGGTAAACCAAGAAAATGCACCGCTTTTATTAGAGGCTGGGGCAGACGTATTGGTAGCTGGCTCCTTTGTTTTCAACTCAGAAAACCCGGTTCAAACCATCCTTGATCTGAAGCAAATTCAAAAGTAA
- the mnmA gene encoding tRNA 2-thiouridine(34) synthase MnmA yields the protein MNSKGRVLVAMSGGIDSSVAAVLLHEQGYEVVGMTMKTWDYASAGGSKKETGCCSLDSINDARDIAVQLGFPHYIIDIREEFGDYVINHFTDEYIAGRTPNPCVLCNTHIKWDALLRRADKLGCDFIATGHYANIRQENGRYVISKGKDHNKDQSYALWGISQESLSRTIFPLGQLHKTEIRQMAMDRGFDALVKKAESYEICFIPDNDYRSFLKRRVPTLQAEVAGGEFVLEDGTVVGKHEGYPFYTIGQRKGLGVALGYPAFVTRIEKDTNRVVLGNYKQLAKNGMNVGKLSLGKYENLHGLPTETVTKVRYNDIGTAATIEQVGDKMLVKFHAGVNAIAPGQAAVFYEGDDVIGGGWIETSFMLDE from the coding sequence ATGAATTCAAAAGGAAGAGTTTTGGTCGCCATGAGTGGCGGCATTGATTCCTCGGTGGCAGCAGTATTGCTCCATGAGCAGGGATACGAAGTAGTGGGTATGACCATGAAAACCTGGGATTACGCCAGTGCAGGTGGCAGCAAGAAGGAAACCGGCTGCTGCAGCCTTGATTCCATCAATGACGCCCGCGACATAGCCGTGCAGCTGGGTTTCCCGCACTACATTATTGACATACGCGAGGAATTTGGTGATTATGTCATCAATCACTTCACGGACGAGTATATTGCCGGCCGCACGCCCAATCCTTGTGTGCTATGCAACACCCACATTAAATGGGATGCCCTGTTGCGCCGCGCCGATAAACTAGGCTGTGATTTCATAGCCACCGGGCACTACGCCAACATCAGGCAGGAGAATGGCCGTTACGTGATCTCCAAAGGCAAAGACCATAACAAAGACCAATCCTACGCCCTCTGGGGAATTTCGCAGGAAAGCTTAAGCCGGACTATTTTCCCGCTGGGGCAACTGCACAAGACGGAGATCAGGCAAATGGCCATGGACCGTGGCTTTGATGCCCTGGTAAAGAAAGCCGAATCATATGAGATCTGCTTTATCCCAGACAATGACTACCGCAGTTTCCTGAAGCGTCGGGTACCTACCTTACAGGCAGAAGTAGCCGGGGGCGAGTTTGTGCTGGAAGACGGCACCGTTGTTGGTAAGCACGAAGGCTATCCGTTTTACACCATAGGTCAGCGCAAAGGCCTGGGTGTGGCCCTAGGGTATCCTGCTTTTGTAACCCGAATAGAGAAAGATACGAATAGGGTAGTGCTTGGCAATTACAAGCAGCTGGCTAAGAACGGAATGAACGTTGGCAAGTTAAGTCTGGGTAAATACGAGAACCTACATGGCCTGCCCACTGAAACCGTAACCAAAGTACGTTATAATGACATTGGTACGGCTGCTACTATTGAACAGGTGGGAGATAAAATGCTGGTAAAATTCCACGCAGGCGTCAACGCCATTGCCCCTGGTCAGGCCGCCGTCTTCTATGAAGGAGATGACGTGATAGGCGGAGGGTGGATTGAAACAAGCTTTATGTTAGACGAATAG
- a CDS encoding phosphoribosylanthranilate isomerase has translation MALNTIVLVNQITNLSDARYCAGMGVEMLGFSLQAGQPQHISPAAFKEISGWVSGVKLVGEVTDLPVNELEELLLDYKVDLLQLNSLYYIEELDDLPLPIILRVMIDKDSVEENIISTLDLYHQHVEYFLIDSEDFSFIDETNLRFLRDISKQYPILLGFGLTKENTKEALDRIQPAGIALKGGEEIRPGYKNFDELEEIFEQLED, from the coding sequence ATGGCACTGAATACAATAGTCCTGGTAAACCAAATCACTAACCTTAGTGATGCCCGTTATTGCGCCGGTATGGGCGTAGAAATGTTAGGTTTTTCCCTTCAGGCTGGTCAGCCGCAACACATCTCACCGGCTGCCTTCAAAGAAATCTCTGGCTGGGTTTCTGGCGTGAAACTGGTTGGAGAAGTCACAGACCTGCCCGTTAATGAGCTGGAAGAACTGCTCTTAGACTACAAAGTAGACCTCCTGCAGTTGAACAGCCTCTATTATATTGAAGAGTTAGATGACCTGCCCCTGCCCATTATACTGCGGGTCATGATTGATAAAGATTCTGTGGAAGAGAACATCATCAGCACCCTGGATCTTTACCACCAGCACGTAGAGTATTTCCTGATAGATTCTGAAGACTTCTCCTTTATTGATGAGACTAACCTGCGGTTCCTACGCGATATTTCCAAGCAATACCCTATCCTTTTAGGCTTTGGGCTGACCAAAGAAAACACCAAAGAAGCTCTGGACCGCATTCAACCGGCAGGCATAGCCCTGAAAGGTGGTGAGGAAATTAGACCTGGTTACAAGAATTTTGATGAGCTAGAGGAAATCTTTGAGCAATTGGAAGACTGA